One Polynucleobacter sp. SHI8 genomic window, GTAATGATCAAAAGAAATCAAAAAGTCATCAAAATCCTTCTTATGTTCGTGCCATACTCTATCAATCAGCTCTTGGGGAGATATATTTTCTGCCTGGGCACGCAACATAATTGGCGTTCCATGTGTATCATCAGCACCGATGTAGTAGATTTCATGATTTTGCATGCGTAAAAAGCGCACCCAAATATCAGTTTGAATGTATTCCACCAAATGTCCAATATGAATTTGACCATTGGCATAAGGGAGGGCAGAAGTGACTAAAATTCTTTTATGATTTAATTTCATACCTCAATTTTAGTATCCCATTAAAGTAATGGGTAATTTAGTGAAAAATTAGGCCAATTTAAGGAGAAGATTTTGCAGCTTTCAAGCGAACAAGTAATGGAAGTTTTAAAAGGTGTTATCGACCCCAATACCAAAAAAGATTTGGTTAGTTCCAAAGCGATTAAAAACATCAAAGTGGATGGTGATGAGGTCATGTTTGACGTTGTACTAGGATATCCATCTAAAAGCCAATTTGATCTCATTCGCAAAGCTTGTATTGGGGCTGTTCGAGAATTACCAGGAGTAAAAAATGTGAGCGTGAATATCTCGATGGAGATTGTTTCACACGCCGTTCAAAGAGGCGTCAAACTCTTACCCGAAGTAAAAAATATTATTGCTATCGCCAGCGGTAAAGGTGGTGTTGGAAAATCCACTACAGCAGTCAATCTTGCTCTAGCTTTATCCACTGAAGGTGCAAGAGTTGGCATTTTAGATGCCGATATTTATGGCCCAAGTATGCCCATGATGTTGGGCATCTCCGGAAGGCCTGACTCCTATGCAGAAAACTCGATTGAACCGATGCAAGGTCATGGTCTTCAAGTCAGTTCCATTGGTTTTTTAATTGAAGAAGATAGTCCGATGGTATGGCGAGGACCGATGGTTACTTCTGCACTAGAGCAATTATTACGACAAACAAATTGGCAGCAATTGGATTATTTAATTGTAGATATGCCACCTGGTACAGGAGATATTCAATTAACATTGTCACAAAAGGTACCAGTAACAGGTGCTGTGATTGTTACAACCCCTCAAGATATTGCATTATTAGACGCTAGAAAAGGTCTTAAGATGTTTGAAAAGGTCGGAATTCCAATTTTGGGCATTGTGGAAAATATGAGCACTTATGTTTGTCCAAGTTGCGGCCATACGGAGCATATTTTTGGGACCGGTGGTGGCGAAAAAATGTGTAAAGATTATCAAGTGCCATTTTTGGGCAGTTTGCCACTTAATTTATCCATTCGTGAGCAGTCAGATGCTGGGCGTCCGCCCGTAGTTGCTGAGCCTGATAGTGCAATTAGTGCAAGTTATAAAGCCATTGCAAGACAAGTAGCCATTCAGATTGCAAATATGTCAAAAGACATGACTAGTAAGTTTCCAAGTATTGTGGTTCAAAACACTTAATATGGGAATCAAGCTTGCCGTCGTGATGCGACATCAACCAATAGAAAATCCCTGGATTACACATCAATGGGTTTTGGAAGAGGTGAGTGTTGATATGGGGCAATTTGCCGAATACACGATTCAAGAAGCTTTTGCTGTAGATCAGATTCGTGCATATCGACTGTCCGATAATCATCAGGGTTGCCGGTGGCTTTTCACAGGATTTGATCTTGATGTCTACGTCGATGAGGCAGAAGGTTATTTTTTAAATGTCAGTAGTGAAAAACCATGTTGGTTTGTCATGTGGCGTTTGGAGGAAATACCTTCGCTAGAAGAAGCGACTGCAGTTCCTCATCGAGTGATGTTAAGTTACAACGAAGCAGCCAGACTTCTTGACGGAGGAGAGCAAGTAGATCAAATTGCACTTGACCCACTCATCTTGGAGTCACTTCAGCAATTTGTTGCAGAAAATTACCGTCCACAAGTGAAAAAAAGACATCGACCAGAATCATTTAAAGGCGCAGCTCGTGGCGTAGATCAAAAGGCGCCATAAAATGAGTAACTTTTTCAAGCGTTGGTCAGACTTAAAACAATCACAGACTAAGTCACTACCTATTGAAACACCAACTGAAGAGCAAACTGAAGTCAAAGAAACTTTGAGCCCCGAAGTGCTTGATCAACAGCTTGTCAAGGATTTAGAAGAAAAATCTATCACTGAAAGTGTTGGACCAACTTTAGATGATGTAGAGAGACTAAATAAAGACTCCGATTTTTCTTCATTTGTGAATGCTGATGTGGGGGAAGATGTGCATCATGCCGCCATGAAAAAACTGTTTTCCGACCCGCATTACAACATCATGGATGGCTTAGATATCTATATTGGTGATTATTCAAAAGAAGATCCATTGCCACCGGGAATGTTAGAAAAAATGGTTCAGTCTTCCATGTTAGGTTTGTTTAACAAGGTAGAAGAAAAATTACCGGATCTTGTTTTATCAGAAAATCAACCCAATCTTGATGTAAATGAACAAGCTCTACAAGTTAATCATGCAGAAATGGAAGATGTTTCGCAGGAGAATCAAGAGGACCAAATAACGATGACTAAAGGATTATCTGATGACTCGGACACTCGTCTGTAGCTGTAATCACACAATGCCTCTAGAGGATGCTTTTTTTAAAAAGTATGTAGAAGGTCACGAAAAAATTTATGATGGATTATGCCGACAGGAAATTGGCGCATTTATTAAAGAAGTTGCTGGGGATGAAACCATTGTGGTCGCTTGCACACAGGAGCGTGAACTATTTAATGCCATTAGCATGCAATCTGAAAAACCCTTGGTTGCACCGATTCAGTTTATCAATATTCGTGAGACAGCAGGTTGGGGACGAGACAGTCAAAAGGCATTACCGAAAATAGCCACCCTTCTGGAATTAGCTAAGTTACCAGCACCAGAGCCATTGCCAACGGTTAGTTACGACAGTACCCGAGGTCGGGTATGCATTATTGGACCGGGTAAAACAGCATTTGCTTTGGCACAAGAACTTGCACAGGATTTAGCGGTGACCGTGATTGTGAATGATCGTGCAATATTGCCAATACAAAAGAATTACATGATCGTCAATGCAAATATCCAAGAGGTCTCGGGATTTTTGGGGAAATTTAAAGTTTCGTGGCAGTCCTCTAATCCTATTCAATTAGATTTATGTACACGTTGTGGAGCGTGCATTGATGCTTGCCCAGAACAAGCGATTGATGAAAGTTTTCAAATTGACATGCAAGCTTGTAAATCACATCAGGAATGTGAAAAAGCTTGTGGCGCTATTGGCGCGATTCAGTTTCAGAAAAAAGATACTCTTTTGGAAGATGAATTTGATGTGATTGTTGACTTGCACCCTGAGTCTTGCATGAAAATGCCAGAGCCACCCAAAGGATACTTCTTTACTGGCTTAGATCCTATAAAGCAAGCGCAAGTAGTGAATCAGGTCAATAACTCCATTGGTGAATTTGAAAAGCCCCGTTTTTTTGCTTATCAAGAAAAAATTTGTGCACATGGACGTAATGGCCAAGTGGGGTGTAATGCTTGTATAGACATTTGTTCTACACAGGCAATTACCTCCATCTTTGAGGCTGGTAAAGGCCGAGTCAGTGTTAATCCCCATTTATGTATGGGCTGTGGAGCTTGTGCTACGGCATGTCCCTCTGGGGCGATGACCTATGCAAACCCAACCGTGCCGTATTTAGGTACAAAATTTAAAACCATGGTTGATACATTCGCTAAGACAGCGATTTCTGGCGCCTCTCCAACAGTACTCTTTCATTCGGGAGTGGAAGGGGGAGATCAGTGGATCAATGCTTTAGGTAGAGCATCTAAACTACACTCCAAAAAAATCAACGGAATCCCTGCGCAAGTCATTCCAATATCTCTTCATCACATTGCTTCTACAGGAATCGATCTATGGTTAGGGATGTTGACCCATGGCGTTGCAGAAATAGCGATCTTAGCTAGCGGCGAGGAATCGCCCCAGTATCTTGGTATGCTCAAAGATCAAATCAAGATTAGTTCAGAGATTTTGCTTGGCTTGGGGTACCAAGAAAGAATTCATCTGATTGAGATGAGTGCCACTAAAAAGCCAGAGCATCTTGAAGATCTTATCTTGTTAGATCAATCGCTATCGCAACTTCAATCTCAAGAGTGCTTGGTTCCATCAGCTAGTTTTGCCTTTGCAAAAGAAAAGCGCGCCACCTTAGAGATGTCTTTAGAACATTTGCTTGAACATGCCCCACTTGCTCTTGGGGAAGATGAAGCTATACCACTCAGCTCTGCCTCTTGCATCGGCGGTCTTGCAATCAATCAAGACTCTTGCACACTTTGTATGTCGTGTGTGAGTGCCTGCCCTGAGGGGGCGTTACTCGATCATTTAGAGATTCCACAATTAGGCTTTATTGAAAAAAATTGCGTACAGTGTGGCTTGTGCCAAATCACTTGTCCAGAGAATGCACTGACCTTGCAGCCTAGATTAAAAACGATTGAGCAACGTAAAACACGCGTCACTTTAAATGAAACAAAACCGTTTCATTGCATTAAATGCGCCAAACCGTTTGCTACCGAAAAAATGATGGAAACCATGTTGGCCAAAATTGGTGGGCATCCAGCATTTTCGGGGGAAGCACAAAAGCGCTTAAAAATGTGTAGTGATTGCCGTGTGATTGACATGATGCAATCTTAAAAATAATCTCAAAATTGATATGACAGAAAACCATCCGCAAACATCTCTAGATTTAGATACTAATTTATCCCCTGAGGATTTGGCGAGAGCCGATTTATATGGCTTACTTGCTTTATTGTTTTATGAAGCACCGTCCACAGAACTTTTGGAAAAAATCGCACAATTTGGTCAAGATGTCGAAGTTGGGCAGCAAGATGAAGCATCCTTGCTACATGGACCATGGCTAGATCTGGTAGAGATGGCAAAAGATTCCAGGGCCCAAGATTGGCAAGAAGAGTATGAAAATGCGTTTATTGGCGTTGGAAAACAAGAGATTTTTTTATACGGATCGTATTATTTAACAGGTTTTTTAAATGAAAAACCCTTGGCTGCCTTGCGTGGCGACCTACAAAAATTGGGCTTACAAGCCTCATCAGATATTACTGAAACCGAGGATCACATTGCTTGTTTGTGTGAAGTCATGAGGTATTTGATTGCGGGAGAAGATTTGGGTGTTTGTAATCTCACTCAGCAAAAAATCTTTTTTGACCAACACATCCGCACATGGTCTAGTGAGTTATTTGAGACCCTTCAAAATCATCCTAATTTAAAATATTACGCCTTAGTTGGAGCGCTAGCAGGTACCTTTTTTGCAATCGAAGGTCAGGCTTTTGACATGCTCTAGGGTAAGTACTAGCATCTGGGGGATACTCAAGCGATAAAATTGTTGGATAATAAGAGAAATTAGAAATTAGATATAAATTCAATAAGTTATAAAGGAAATTAAAATGTCTAAAACAACAGCAAAACAACTTAATCGTCGGCATTTTTTTGCAGGTGCCGCTGCAATCGCTGGTACAGCGGTTGTTCTTTCTAAAACAGCGCCAGGGACCAAAGTGATTGCTCAGGTCGAGGAAGTGCTCAAGCCAGAAAAAAAGGGCTATCAGCTCACGGAACATATTAAGAAGTATTACAAAACGACTTTAGTTTAAGCATTCCCTTTTAAGGAACATTTCCTATGAATCTGACACGTAAATCCAGTAGTCGCGCTGCTTCTTCGCAGCATTTTGTACAACATTTAGCAAGAGGCCTTGATAACATCATCCCAACCATGGACCGTCGTGCTTTTTTAAAGCGCTCAGGTTTAGGTGTTGGAGTTGGTATTGCTGGCTCACAATTGACATTAGTGAAAAAAGCCGATGCCATGGGCTCTAAACCCAATCCAGGTGGAGAAAAAGGTATTGTTGTTAAACGTACCGTCTGTTCTCATTGCTCAGTAGGTTGTGCAGTAGATGCCGTGGTTGAAAATGGTGTTTGGACAAGACAAGAGGCCGTGTTTGACTCTCCTATCAATATGGGAGCCCACTGTGCCAAAGGTGCCGCCTTGCGTGAGCATGGTCATGGCGAGCATCGTCTCAAATATCCAATGAAGTTAGTTGATGGCAAGTACAAGCGCATCTCATGGGATACTGCCCTTGAAGAGATTACTGCCAAGATGAAGCAACTCAAGGCTGACAATGGACCTGATTCATTGTTCTTTATTGGTTCATCAAAGCACAACAATGAACAAGCTTATTTACTTCGTAAATTTGTATCATTCTTTGGTACCAACAATACCGATCACCAAGCGCGAATTTGCCACTCTACTACGGTAGCTGGGGTAGCGAATACTTGGGGTTACGGTGCCATGACGAATAGTTACAACGATATGCAAAATGCCAAAGCCGCTTTGTATATTGGCTCGAATGCTGCTGAAGCACATCCAGTATCTATGTTGCACTTGCTACATGCCAAAGAGAACGGTTGTAAGGTAATCGTTGTTGATCCTCGCTACACAAGAACAGCCGCCAAGTCTGATCAATATGTACGGATTCGTTCTGGTAGTGATATACCGTTTTTGTACGGTGTTTTGTATCACATCTTCAAAAATGGTTGGGAAGATAAAGACTATTTGAAGGCTCGTGTTCATGGCATGGATCAAATTAAAAAAGAAGCTTTAGAAAAGTGGGACCCTAAGACAGTTGAAGAGGCATGTGGCGTTCCTGAGGCGCAGGTCTATCAAGTGGCTGAAACGATGGCAAAAAATCGCCCATCAACACTTGTATGGTGTATGGGACAAACTCAGCATACAACGGGTAATGCCATCGTTAGAATGTCTTGCCTTGTGCAATTGGCATTAGGTAATGTTGGAAAATCTGGTGGTGGTACGAATATTTTCCGTGGTCACGATAACGTGCAAGGTGCAACAGACGTTGGCCCTAATCCAGATTCGTTGCCGGGCTATTACGGTTTGGCAGCAGGCTCATGGAAGCACTTTGCTAAAGTTTGGGATGTAGATTACGACTGGATTAAGGCGCAGTACTCACCTGGCATGATGGAGAAATCTGGAACGACGGTTTCTCGTTGGGTAGATGCAGTTCTTGAAAAGAATGAACTCATCGATCAACCTAGTAATGTAAAAGGTCTGTTTTTTTGGGGTCATGCACCGAACTCACAAACGCGTGGTGTGGATATGCAAAGAGCGATGGATGCACTAGAGCTCTTAGTAGTGGTTGATCCATACCCAAGTGCTACTGCAGGTATGGCTGCGATGACGATTGAGGGATCTACGCCAGTCGCCAATCGCCAAGTCTATTTGTTGCCGGCTGCAACACAATTTGAAACATCCGGAACATGTACTGCTTCGAATCGTTCGATTCAATGGCGTGAAAAAGTCATTAACCCACTCTTTGAGTCTGTTCCTGACCATGTGTTGATGCAAGCTTTTGCTGATCGACTTGGATTTGGAACTGAGTTATCGAAAAACTTCAAGATGATGGACTCTAAATTTGCTGGCAAAGATTGGAAAGAGCCACAAATTGAATCGATCCTCACAGAAATCAATCGTTCTTGCTGGACCATTGGTTACACAGGTCAAACCCCTGATCGCCTTAAGGCGCATATGCGTAACATGCATCTCTTCGATCCTAAGACATTGAAGTCAAAAGGTGGAGTGGATAAAGAAACTGGGTATGACACTACGGGTGATTATTTTGGTTTGCCATGGCCATGTTGGGGTACCGCCGAACTTAAACATCCAGGATCGCCAAACCTTTATGACACAAGTAAAACAGTGATGGATGGTGGTGGTAATTTCCGCGCCAACTTTGGTGTGGAAAAAGATGGCGTTAGTTTGTTGGCTGATGATGGGTCTTACTCAAAAGATGCCGACATCAAAACTGGTTATCCTGAGTTCGATCACGTCTTACTGAAAAAACTCGGATGGTGGTCAGATTTAACTGAAGCTGAACAAAAAGCAGCTGAAGGCAAGAACTGGAAGACTGACTTATCTGGAGGTATCCAGCGTGTGGTGATTAAAGTACATAATTGTCATCCATTTGGTAACGCAAAAGCTCGTGCAGTTGTTTGGAACTTCCCAGATCCGATTCCGAAACATCGTGAGCCTTTGTATGGTAACCGCCCAGATTTAACCGCAAAATATCCTGCGCAAGGTGATAAAAAAGCCTTCTGGAGATTACCGACATTGTATAAAACAGTACAAGACAAGAATATTGCGGACAAGGTTTATGAGAAGTTCCCAATTGTTCTTACTTCAGGTCGTTTAGTGGAGTATGAAGGTGGTGGTGAAGAAACTAGATCGAATCCTTGGCTTGCTGAATTGCAACAAGAAAACTTTGTTGAAATTAATCCAAAAGCTGCAGCTGATCGCGGAATTAAAAATAACGATTATGTCTGGGTTAAAAGTCCAACAGGGGCAAAGATCAAAGTTCGAGCAATGGTGACCAACCGAGTCGATGCTGAACATGCCTTTATTCCGTTCCACTTCTCAGGCTGGTATGAAGGCAAAGATATGTTGAAATACTATCCAGAAGGTGCTGCCCCAATCGTTCGTGGTGAACCTGTGAATAACGTGACAACCTATGGTTATGACACAGTGACGATGATGCAAGAGACCAAAACGACAGTATGTCAAATTGAAAAATTTGCCTAAACCAGTAAAAGATCAGAGGAAAATATCATGGCAAGAATGAAATTTATATGTGACACAGAGCGTTGTATTGAATGTAACGGCTGTGTCACAGCTTGTAAAAACGAACACGAAGTACCTTGGGGCGTGAATCGTCGTCGTGTTGTTACGATTAACGACGGTGAAATTGGCGCAGAAAAATCCCTTTCTGTCGCTTGTATGCACTGTTCAGACGCACCTTGCATGGCAGTATGTCCTGTAGATTGTTTCTACAAAACAGATGAAGGTGTTGTATTACATAACAAAGATACCTGTATAGGTTGTGGATACTGCTCCTATGCATGTCCGTTTGGCGCGCCTCAATTCCCAAGCCAAGGAACATTTGGGATGCGCGGCAAAATGGATAAGTGTACGTTCTGTGCCGGCGGTCCTGAAGAGCATGGTTCACAAGCTGAGTTTGAAAAATATGGCCGTAACCGTTTAGCTGAAGGTAAGTTACCTGCTTGTGCAGAAATGTGTTCAACCAAGGCGCTATTAGCTGGTGATGGTGATGTGGTTTCAGATATTTTCAGAAACCGTGTTACACATCGTCAAAGTAATGGTAAAGCTGCGGGTGGAGATGTATTTGGCTGGGGTACAGCTTACGGTATGCCGAAGAAAGATGCTGCTCCTGCTGCTGGAGCAAAATCATGAAAATCATCGCGACATTACTCTGCTTATTATTTTTAGTTGCTTGTTCAGAAAAAGTTCAGAACATTGGAACTCGTAAAAATGTAGATTTGCCATCCTATATGGGTGCTAAAAATGGTTATGTAGAGAAAAATTGGACTCCAGGCGATAAAACAAGCTGGGAAGTACAATTAAAGTCTCGCGCAAAAGGGCAAGACGAATATACTCGCGTCGAGTAATTTTCAAAAAGGATAAGGCATGAATCATTTCAAACAATTACTTGCAAGTTTTATGGTGGTATTCGTTTGTTCAATGCTTGGTTTTGCTCACGCGCAAACACTCGCCCCAAAAGTTGAATCTGCAAACATTATGGATGTAGAAAAAGGGTCTGATGCAAAAGCGCAGCGGGAACGTGCAGTAACTCAACCAGCAAACAACGCTCCTATGTGGCGTGCCGTGAATTCTGATGAAGCGCACTATGTTTCAATTCCAAATAAAGAAGCGGGCGTTTTGATTCAAAAGTCAGGTCAAGATTGGCGCTTGTTGCGTAATGGCGTCATTACTGTGTTTGGTGGGTGGCTCCTTGTTTTAGTTGTTTCAGCTATTGCAGCGCTCTATTTTATGAAAGGTGCAATCAAACTGAACGAACCCCCAACTGGCCGAAAAATTGAGCGTTTCACTGCTCTTGAGAGATTAGTACATTGGACAATGGCTTATAGTTTTGTCACATTAGCCATAACAGGTTTATTTATCTTATTTGGTAAACATGTCTTGATGCCAATTATTGGACACTCTGTGCATGGCATTATTTTGTTTATCTTTAAAAATGTACACAATATCGTTGGACCACTGTTTACCGTAAGCATTGTTGTATTTTTTGTGATGGTAGTAAAAGATAACTTACCGCAAAAAGGCGACTGGGCTTGGATAAAATCTGGTGGTGGAATCTTTGGACACGTTGATGCCGCAAGATTCAATGCCGGTGAGAAAATCTACTTTTGGTTAGGTATGACAGCACTTGGTACCATTGTTGCAGGCTCAGGTTGGGTCTTAGATATGATTGTTCCTGGCTTAGAGTATTGGCGTGGCACTATGCAAGTTGCTAATATCGTGCACGTTATTAGCGCTATCCTCATTATGGTGTTTGTGATGGGCCATATCTACATTGGTACCATCGGAACTGAAGGTGCCCTTGATGGTATGAAAACCGGTTACTGTGATGAATCTTGGGCAAGGCAGCATCATGGTATTTGGTTAGATGACATCAATTCTGGAAAAATACCTGCTTCACGCGAACCAGAAAATGCACCTTTAAGTAATATTGCGAAGAAAATAGTAAGGACAACAACATGAGAAAAATAACCTATTTAACATCCGTTGCTTTGTTAGCGATGAGCGTTTCTTTTGCAAGCTTGGCCAAGTTGCCAGATTTAACTCCTGAAGCAAAAGAAGCTGCTGATTTAGCTAAAGCGAAAGCCGCACATGGTGATAAAAAAGCAGCCTATTTGCTGTGTAATGCACAAAATAAAGTTGCAAAAACATATGCTGTGAAGGATAAAGTGGTTTCAACACCTGAGTGTGTTGATCCAGGGGAATTCAAGGCTCCTGATGTTGCTGCAACGGCTACTCCTGCAAAACCAGCCGAAGTGGCTAATGCACCTGCAAAACCTGCAGACACTGCTAAAAAATAATTAATTAACTACTAATAAGCCCTTTATGTTCTTCATAAAGGGCTTTCTTGTATCATCATTTCATGAACTCTTATCGTCCCCAGCTTTCGAACGAAGCACTACCATTAACTCATCAAATTCAGGTGATTGATGAAAAGGGGCGAATCCAAGATATTGAAATTCCAGGTGAGCGTCCCTTAACCATTTACCTTGATAAAAAAGAAGTGGTGACATTGATGACTCTTGGAGGGGCACCTGAAGCCCTAACTTTAGGATATTTAAGAAATCAGCGCCTAGTTACATCGATCACTGATATACAGAGTATTCAGGTGGATTGGGAGACGGACTCCGTCGCTGTTAAAACCAATGTTTCACCAGAGTCAGTCGCACAACGAACAGAGAAAAAAACGGTCACCTCTGGATGTGGTCAAGGGACCATGTTTGGGGACTTTATGAGTGAGCTAGAAGCACTTCAGATACCAGAAGATGTTTATTTATCTCAGGGACATATTGAAAAGGTGATTGACTGTATTCGCACCCATCCTTCTATTTATAAAAAAGCTGGATCAGTGCATGCCTGCGCTGTATTTAAAAATAATGAAGATGGACCAGAGTTGGTTTATTTCATTGAGGATGTTGGACGTCACAATGCAGTCGATGCGATTTCAGGACTCATGTGGTTAGATCAAATGTCAGGTGAGCAATTAATTTTTTATACAACTGGAAGATTGACGTCTGAGATGGTCATTAAGGGCGGACAAATGGGGATACCATTTTTGCTCACTCGCTCAGGAGTTACGCAAATGGGACTGTCTCTTGCAAAACAAATTAAAATGACCATCATGGCCCGTTGTTCTGGAGAACATTTTTTAGTTTATGAAGGTGCAAACAGAATACAATTTAGAGCACCAAGTCAAACCGCGTAAGTTTCATAATTAAACATCATCAATTAACGTAAAGAATAACTGAAATGGCAATTAAATCAGATCGTTGGATAAAAAAAATGTGTGCCGAGCAGGGCATGATTGAACCATTTGAGCCTGGGCAAATTCGTACGAATGATGCCGGACAAAAAATAGTGAGTTATGGCACATCTAG contains:
- the apbC gene encoding iron-sulfur cluster carrier protein ApbC gives rise to the protein MLQLSSEQVMEVLKGVIDPNTKKDLVSSKAIKNIKVDGDEVMFDVVLGYPSKSQFDLIRKACIGAVRELPGVKNVSVNISMEIVSHAVQRGVKLLPEVKNIIAIASGKGGVGKSTTAVNLALALSTEGARVGILDADIYGPSMPMMLGISGRPDSYAENSIEPMQGHGLQVSSIGFLIEEDSPMVWRGPMVTSALEQLLRQTNWQQLDYLIVDMPPGTGDIQLTLSQKVPVTGAVIVTTPQDIALLDARKGLKMFEKVGIPILGIVENMSTYVCPSCGHTEHIFGTGGGEKMCKDYQVPFLGSLPLNLSIREQSDAGRPPVVAEPDSAISASYKAIARQVAIQIANMSKDMTSKFPSIVVQNT
- the fdh3B gene encoding formate dehydrogenase FDH3 subunit beta, whose product is MARMKFICDTERCIECNGCVTACKNEHEVPWGVNRRRVVTINDGEIGAEKSLSVACMHCSDAPCMAVCPVDCFYKTDEGVVLHNKDTCIGCGYCSYACPFGAPQFPSQGTFGMRGKMDKCTFCAGGPEEHGSQAEFEKYGRNRLAEGKLPACAEMCSTKALLAGDGDVVSDIFRNRVTHRQSNGKAAGGDVFGWGTAYGMPKKDAAPAAGAKS
- a CDS encoding formate dehydrogenase subunit gamma → MNHFKQLLASFMVVFVCSMLGFAHAQTLAPKVESANIMDVEKGSDAKAQRERAVTQPANNAPMWRAVNSDEAHYVSIPNKEAGVLIQKSGQDWRLLRNGVITVFGGWLLVLVVSAIAALYFMKGAIKLNEPPTGRKIERFTALERLVHWTMAYSFVTLAITGLFILFGKHVLMPIIGHSVHGIILFIFKNVHNIVGPLFTVSIVVFFVMVVKDNLPQKGDWAWIKSGGGIFGHVDAARFNAGEKIYFWLGMTALGTIVAGSGWVLDMIVPGLEYWRGTMQVANIVHVISAILIMVFVMGHIYIGTIGTEGALDGMKTGYCDESWARQHHGIWLDDINSGKIPASREPENAPLSNIAKKIVRTTT
- a CDS encoding 4Fe-4S binding protein; this encodes MTRTLVCSCNHTMPLEDAFFKKYVEGHEKIYDGLCRQEIGAFIKEVAGDETIVVACTQERELFNAISMQSEKPLVAPIQFINIRETAGWGRDSQKALPKIATLLELAKLPAPEPLPTVSYDSTRGRVCIIGPGKTAFALAQELAQDLAVTVIVNDRAILPIQKNYMIVNANIQEVSGFLGKFKVSWQSSNPIQLDLCTRCGACIDACPEQAIDESFQIDMQACKSHQECEKACGAIGAIQFQKKDTLLEDEFDVIVDLHPESCMKMPEPPKGYFFTGLDPIKQAQVVNQVNNSIGEFEKPRFFAYQEKICAHGRNGQVGCNACIDICSTQAITSIFEAGKGRVSVNPHLCMGCGACATACPSGAMTYANPTVPYLGTKFKTMVDTFAKTAISGASPTVLFHSGVEGGDQWINALGRASKLHSKKINGIPAQVIPISLHHIASTGIDLWLGMLTHGVAEIAILASGEESPQYLGMLKDQIKISSEILLGLGYQERIHLIEMSATKKPEHLEDLILLDQSLSQLQSQECLVPSASFAFAKEKRATLEMSLEHLLEHAPLALGEDEAIPLSSASCIGGLAINQDSCTLCMSCVSACPEGALLDHLEIPQLGFIEKNCVQCGLCQITCPENALTLQPRLKTIEQRKTRVTLNETKPFHCIKCAKPFATEKMMETMLAKIGGHPAFSGEAQKRLKMCSDCRVIDMMQS
- a CDS encoding DUF3306 domain-containing protein, with translation MSNFFKRWSDLKQSQTKSLPIETPTEEQTEVKETLSPEVLDQQLVKDLEEKSITESVGPTLDDVERLNKDSDFSSFVNADVGEDVHHAAMKKLFSDPHYNIMDGLDIYIGDYSKEDPLPPGMLEKMVQSSMLGLFNKVEEKLPDLVLSENQPNLDVNEQALQVNHAEMEDVSQENQEDQITMTKGLSDDSDTRL
- a CDS encoding molecular chaperone TorD family protein, which translates into the protein MTENHPQTSLDLDTNLSPEDLARADLYGLLALLFYEAPSTELLEKIAQFGQDVEVGQQDEASLLHGPWLDLVEMAKDSRAQDWQEEYENAFIGVGKQEIFLYGSYYLTGFLNEKPLAALRGDLQKLGLQASSDITETEDHIACLCEVMRYLIAGEDLGVCNLTQQKIFFDQHIRTWSSELFETLQNHPNLKYYALVGALAGTFFAIEGQAFDML
- a CDS encoding DUF3305 domain-containing protein — its product is MGIKLAVVMRHQPIENPWITHQWVLEEVSVDMGQFAEYTIQEAFAVDQIRAYRLSDNHQGCRWLFTGFDLDVYVDEAEGYFLNVSSEKPCWFVMWRLEEIPSLEEATAVPHRVMLSYNEAARLLDGGEQVDQIALDPLILESLQQFVAENYRPQVKKRHRPESFKGAARGVDQKAP
- a CDS encoding formate dehydrogenase subunit alpha, whose product is MNLTRKSSSRAASSQHFVQHLARGLDNIIPTMDRRAFLKRSGLGVGVGIAGSQLTLVKKADAMGSKPNPGGEKGIVVKRTVCSHCSVGCAVDAVVENGVWTRQEAVFDSPINMGAHCAKGAALREHGHGEHRLKYPMKLVDGKYKRISWDTALEEITAKMKQLKADNGPDSLFFIGSSKHNNEQAYLLRKFVSFFGTNNTDHQARICHSTTVAGVANTWGYGAMTNSYNDMQNAKAALYIGSNAAEAHPVSMLHLLHAKENGCKVIVVDPRYTRTAAKSDQYVRIRSGSDIPFLYGVLYHIFKNGWEDKDYLKARVHGMDQIKKEALEKWDPKTVEEACGVPEAQVYQVAETMAKNRPSTLVWCMGQTQHTTGNAIVRMSCLVQLALGNVGKSGGGTNIFRGHDNVQGATDVGPNPDSLPGYYGLAAGSWKHFAKVWDVDYDWIKAQYSPGMMEKSGTTVSRWVDAVLEKNELIDQPSNVKGLFFWGHAPNSQTRGVDMQRAMDALELLVVVDPYPSATAGMAAMTIEGSTPVANRQVYLLPAATQFETSGTCTASNRSIQWREKVINPLFESVPDHVLMQAFADRLGFGTELSKNFKMMDSKFAGKDWKEPQIESILTEINRSCWTIGYTGQTPDRLKAHMRNMHLFDPKTLKSKGGVDKETGYDTTGDYFGLPWPCWGTAELKHPGSPNLYDTSKTVMDGGGNFRANFGVEKDGVSLLADDGSYSKDADIKTGYPEFDHVLLKKLGWWSDLTEAEQKAAEGKNWKTDLSGGIQRVVIKVHNCHPFGNAKARAVVWNFPDPIPKHREPLYGNRPDLTAKYPAQGDKKAFWRLPTLYKTVQDKNIADKVYEKFPIVLTSGRLVEYEGGGEETRSNPWLAELQQENFVEINPKAAADRGIKNNDYVWVKSPTGAKIKVRAMVTNRVDAEHAFIPFHFSGWYEGKDMLKYYPEGAAPIVRGEPVNNVTTYGYDTVTMMQETKTTVCQIEKFA